One part of the Paenibacillus antri genome encodes these proteins:
- a CDS encoding MBL fold metallo-hydrolase: MRAERLARDVYWKRLLIVNMAFIGRPGAKSGEWALVDTGLPYSAEAIERDAKEWLGYEGAPSCIVLTHAHFDHVGAVRELSKKWDVPVYAHERELPHITGKAAYPRPDPTVGGGGMARLSVLFPTKAIDLGDRAKPLPADGSVPELPEWRWVATPGHTDGHISLFRDSDRTLIAGDAFVTVAQESLGGVLMQRSAIHGPPAYLTTDWEAARRSVAELRELRPHVALTGHGVPVVGEYDCSLLLDILTDRFDEIAVPRQSKFLDRGR; this comes from the coding sequence ATGAGAGCGGAACGATTAGCGAGGGATGTGTATTGGAAAAGGCTGCTGATCGTCAATATGGCGTTCATCGGCCGGCCGGGCGCGAAGAGCGGCGAGTGGGCGCTCGTGGATACGGGACTGCCGTACTCGGCGGAGGCGATCGAGCGGGACGCGAAGGAGTGGCTGGGCTACGAAGGCGCGCCGAGCTGCATCGTGCTGACGCACGCGCACTTCGACCACGTCGGCGCCGTCCGGGAGCTTTCGAAGAAGTGGGACGTGCCGGTGTACGCGCATGAGAGAGAGCTGCCTCATATTACAGGCAAGGCGGCGTATCCGAGGCCGGATCCGACGGTAGGCGGGGGCGGCATGGCGCGGCTGTCGGTCTTGTTCCCGACGAAGGCGATCGACCTCGGCGACCGGGCGAAGCCGCTGCCCGCGGACGGCTCCGTGCCGGAGTTGCCGGAGTGGAGATGGGTGGCGACGCCGGGCCATACCGACGGCCACATCTCGTTGTTCCGGGATTCGGATCGGACGTTGATCGCGGGCGACGCGTTCGTCACGGTGGCGCAGGAATCGCTCGGCGGCGTATTGATGCAGCGCAGCGCCATTCATGGTCCGCCGGCGTACTTAACGACCGACTGGGAGGCGGCGCGCCGGTCCGTGGCCGAGCTGCGCGAGCTGCGGCCGCATGTCGCGCTGACGGGGCATGGCGTCCCCGTCGTCGGCGAATACGATTGCAGCTTGCTGCTCGACATTCTGACCGATCGGTTCGACGAGATCGCGGTCCCGCGCCAGAGCAAATTCTTAGATCGCGGGAGATAA
- the gluQRS gene encoding tRNA glutamyl-Q(34) synthetase GluQRS, giving the protein MYRGRFAPTPSGRLHIGNLYAALMAWLHARSAGGAFALRMEDIDKPRCKSDYAELVLKDLRWFGLDWDEGPDVGGPYVPYTQSERTERYEAALDALLADGRLYPCFCSRAELFSVASAPHGLSSEGPAYGGVCRSLTPEQRTRKAETKTPSLRFAVPPDAPVAFEDGVYGRIEFPPGAGGDFVVRRADGIIGYQLAVVVDDAAMNVTHALRGADLLDSTPRQLWLYEALGLTPPTFAHVPLLCDERGERLSKRQKSLAAAALREAGVPAETLVGLVAWSAGLVDRPEPIRPAELVAGFDLDKLPRDPIRFPLDALRNYGV; this is encoded by the coding sequence ATGTACCGAGGCCGTTTCGCCCCGACGCCGTCGGGACGCCTCCATATCGGCAACCTGTACGCCGCGCTGATGGCGTGGCTGCACGCGAGAAGCGCCGGGGGCGCCTTCGCGCTGCGTATGGAGGACATCGACAAGCCGCGTTGCAAGTCCGACTACGCCGAGTTGGTTCTGAAGGACTTGCGCTGGTTCGGACTGGATTGGGACGAGGGTCCGGACGTCGGCGGTCCGTACGTTCCTTATACGCAGAGCGAGCGGACGGAACGCTACGAAGCCGCGCTCGACGCGCTGTTGGCCGACGGCAGGCTCTACCCGTGCTTCTGCAGCCGCGCCGAGCTGTTCTCGGTCGCGAGCGCCCCGCACGGCCTCTCCTCCGAAGGGCCGGCGTACGGCGGCGTCTGCCGCTCTCTGACGCCGGAACAGCGGACTCGGAAGGCCGAGACGAAGACGCCCTCCCTCCGCTTCGCCGTTCCGCCGGACGCGCCAGTCGCCTTCGAGGACGGCGTCTACGGCCGCATCGAATTCCCTCCCGGAGCGGGCGGCGACTTCGTCGTGCGCAGAGCCGACGGCATTATCGGCTATCAGCTCGCCGTCGTCGTCGACGACGCCGCGATGAACGTGACGCACGCGCTGCGCGGCGCCGACCTGCTCGACTCCACCCCTCGGCAGCTGTGGCTGTACGAGGCGCTCGGTCTGACGCCTCCCACGTTCGCGCACGTGCCGCTCCTCTGCGACGAGCGAGGCGAACGGCTGTCGAAGCGACAGAAGTCGCTCGCCGCCGCCGCGCTGCGGGAGGCCGGCGTCCCTGCGGAGACGCTCGTCGGACTCGTCGCCTGGTCGGCGGGCCTCGTCGATCGGCCCGAGCCGATCCGCCCTGCGGAGCTCGTCGCCGGCTTCGACCTCGATAAGCTGCCGCGGGACCCGATCCGCTTCCCCCTGGACGCCTTGCGGAACTATGGCGTGTAA